Genomic window (Phacochoerus africanus isolate WHEZ1 chromosome 1, ROS_Pafr_v1, whole genome shotgun sequence):
CTTCTCCAGAAGCCTAACTGGCTATACCAAGGCTGCCCagtgttttttcatttctggagTTAGTAGCTTATCATGCAAGTTGGGAAACAGTGATTAAGAAAAAGCATCATCTGTAGGCTGTGAACAACCTCAAAGGGCAGGAAATACTTTCTGAAGATCAGGTTCAGGGAAGCCAGGATTAGATACATACTTTtcagggggggtgggggtggagagcaCTAACATTTCTAAATCTTAAAGGAATTACCTTCTCAGTCTCATTTCAATTATTTGACTGACTAGAGTCAAAAGGGCAAAAGTATAAGTAATCCTACATGAGGAGGTATTATAGACTTGCCCATGGATATGGACTAAGTTTCATTGACACAAGTCATGCCCAACTCTATCTAACCCATATGGAACTGGGCCAATAGCTATAGGCAACAAACTGGTAAAAGACACAGCTGCATCAGTGAGAGAGTGTGCCTACCCATCTGGTTGGAGGCTACCATTTCCTCATAATGGgccattcattttcatttaatccaAAGCCAATTTGGATATTTAGTTCTACCAGCACAAACCACATAtgaatactggaaaaaaaaaaaaaaaaaagcctcccacCCCCTAGCTGGACATGAAGTGCTTTCTTTCCTCCTGTGACTTGTTGCAAAGTCATGATTAAAATTtggctagaggagttcccgtcgtggctcagtggttaacgaatccgactaggaaccatgaggtctcaggtttgatccctggcctcgctcagtgggtaaaggatctggcattgccgtaagctgtcgtgtaggtcattaactcggctcggatcctgcgttgctgtggctctggtgtaggctggcggctacagctccgattagacccctagcctgggaacctccatatgcagcaggtgtggatCTGGAAAAGTCCCTCAGGGGCTTTTAAAATTTGGCTATAAACTTTACACATAGGaagcacacttaaaaaaaaaaatttaagagtattgTGGACAGTGATAGGCTTTCTGCTAAAGAATTTATTGCTTGAAATTCAACTTCCCCTCAAAGTCAAGGTTCAGTGCTGGGTGAAAGGCATGCAACCATGTCACCAGCCTCCCAAGATGGACACAAGTCATGCCTTGGCTGCAGAAAAAACACATAACTAGCAGTTACAGGTTTTCATGCCAACAAACCAATGGTTAACGAGGATGATTAGAGTCTAGATGGAACCAAAGCACAAGCTCTTTGCCTTTTTGATGCTGACAAAAAGCCACAAGCACACATAATTCCCCATGGCAGGTTCATACCACTGGACTTGAATTGCTTGGATCGCTCTCTTTCCTGGACCGCAGATTTAGGCAAAAGCGGAGTGAGTCCTCGGGACTTGGTGGGTCTCATGTAGCCTTTCATCGGTTCAGCCGTTCTGTTTTTATCTTCCTTATTCCCTTCTCTCAGTGCCTTTGGTTCAGGTTTTTCGGTCATTTTCTCAGGTGCCTCCAAGACCTTGTCTTTGGGTTCTGGGAGTTGAGAAGCCTTGGAAGCAGTCACTACTAATTCATCTATCACCTTCGAAGGAGTCGCTTCAACTTTGTCATCTAAGACATCTGACTGGAGTTCTGCTTGTGCCAAGGAAACATGTGCCGATCCTCTCATTTCAGAAGCCAGACTGATTTcttccaatttatctttttcactttttggaGGCAAAAGAACCATATATACCTCCTTAGCCAAACTGTCTGGGCCCTTGGAATCTCTATCTTCAGCATTTTGGTCCTCACAGAAACTGGGCTTTTGTGCTTTGTTTCCCAGTAGGTCAGGAATTGGAACTGGAGCAGAAGCCGCCTCAGACTCTTCCTTTTTGTTTACTGGACATGTTGGAAAACTACTCCTATCTGTACAGGTTTCTAGGCCTCTGACCCCACCTGCCAGGCTTTGGTCTCCTACTAGCACTCCAGAAAGAAGGTGCCCTCTCGCTGGCTCCATGGTCTTCTCTACTGAATGCTTAGATGCACCACTGGGCACTGACTCAGATTCTCCTATCACACGCCCTCCATCTACCCCTGCTCCATTTTTCATGGGATCAGCAAGCTCACTTTTATTCTGAAGACGGTTACCTCCATGACTGTTAGCTGTTTCTACAGCTGCTGGAAGATTTGGGGCAACTCCTGTGCTTGTAGAGGGTGTAACAGCAGAGGGGGCCTTGGGTCTTTCTTCATCTGGGACTCCAACTTTGCTACAATTATCTACCACTAATAATGTGGAAATCTGGGTTTGAGCTGTCGCTTGACCACTTTCTGCCAAGATGTCTGGAAATGAATCACTTTCCTTTACAACTTGAGAAGTAGAAGTAGGCAATTTTTCACAGGCTGCTGATTCCTGAGCCTCTAGAGGGACTGACTTATTCATCGACTTCAGTAGTGTTCTGGGGCAGGTAAATGTAATATTTCTATTTTCGTCCACATAGCCTATTCCTTCAATTCTGTGGTCCCCTATGGTTTCCATGGGAACATGTATTTTTGTTGCATCTATCTTATTCTCCAGAATGTGCTTCTCAGGGAAACTATTTTTAACCTCTTTGCTTTTTCCATCATTACTCCTTTTATTTGGTTTGTCAGCTACTGCAGTGTGTCCCTTGCCTGTATCTATCTTATTCTCCTCACACAGTACTGAAGGAAGAAATCCTGCCCCCTGGATTTGGTCTTGGCAGCTCACATCTGTCACCTTGGTAGTTGGTTGGGTAACAGCAGAATCCTCGCCtctgtttgttttgttcctgCCAACAGCCCCAAGCTCCAAAGAATTAGCCTCAGCATTTCTACCCTTTTGGTCAGCTACTCCCACTGTGGGTGTATCTGATGCACATGAGAACAAAGGGTCATGATTTATGGGGAAAGTGAGTTCTAATTCCTTGTTTTGATGGGGAGTACTACCTACAAAAGGGAGGTTGaagatttcttccttcctctccattcTAGCAGGCTGTgtggaataattatttttaaattttttgtttctgctttcacTACCTCTTTTTTTAGGCTTTTCAGCAATCCAGGGAGCTGCCTCCCCCCAAGGACACTTTTCCTCCTTGCTCTGGTTGCTGACACCCATgtccacagctacagctcctctttCTGTTGGAGCAATGGAAGTCTGAATCATGCCTGACCCATTTCCCAAAGGAATCAAGGCCTGCAAGGTGTCAGTCACCTCCTTAGGATTCCCCATCGCCACTGCCTCAGTGAGGTTGGTTACTGTTCCTGAGGGCTTTGAAGAATCTAGCCCCAGCTCCTCACTTTTATCCCCAGCAGTCACTGTTTCAGTTTTCGGGGCTGGCTCACTTGGTGCATGAACAGCTCTGCTGTCCTTCTGGCTGTCTGGGAGGAATGGCAGCTCAGACCTTGCTCTCACCTTCCCAGAACTCGATCTCACTTTCCCCGAACTGCCCTTTCCCTTCCTGCTTTTGCTGTCACCCACCATTCTCTTAAatggttcattccctggtccaggaacctgAACGGACACCTTATCCTGCAGCTGTTCAGAGGCAATGATGCTGTTCTCATGTCTCTGCCTaggaaaactttccttttttagttCTTTAACTTCTTCAACTCCTTCAGAAAACTCTTTCTGTCTGTCCTTCTGCAGCTTGGTCATTTTACTTTCATCATTCCTTTCTTTTAGACTACTTTCTAATGGATTACTTGCTGTCAAAGTAGGTACCAAAATGGGCagtcctgctgctgctgtgggtTTTGCAATTCCACCCACAGCCTCTTGGTCCATGAGAGGAGAGCAACCCTCTTTGGGTATGATCTCCAAAGGGATCTCTACTTTGTGTGCAGAAACTTCTGTCAGGGGTCCTTTCAGATTGAGGGAGCCTACTGTCTGGCTTTTATCCACAGAAGACCTGAGGTCAGGTACAGGCTGCGACTTGCACTCATCTTGCTGCAGagatttcctgtcttggctctgtAGTGCTGACTCATTACCTTTGCCCTCTGCATCTTCCCTGAGTTTGGGCTGAGAATTTACTGCAGTTTTTGGCAGTTCTTCCAAAGGACATGAAGGAATGCTGAGACTCTCTGACACAAAGTTCTCAGCTACCAGTTTGGCTGCTCTGGAGTCAATTTCATATCCCCTTTTCAAGTTTCCCCGGGATACCAGTCCATGTTCTGTGCCCACCGTGGGAGGCTGGCTGGGAAGAACACCTGATTTTCGTGGGTCAGTGGCAAAGAGATGACTTTTAGACTCGTCTGCATTGTCGTCATCTGAAGGTCCACCAGCCCGGGGTTGAGGATATctcttttgctttggttttttcttttttttcttcatcatcatGGTTGTGCTTTCTAGATCCCAGGCCTCCCTGACAAGATCCCTCTGGGGTTCAAGGACGTCACCATGAATAGTTTTCCTCTGGTTCCCAGGCTCACCACAGGAAGATGAACCAGAAACCCAACCCAGCTCAGACAAAGGGCAGGGGCCTAGCCCAGGATCAAgagtcttccttggagaagatcCTCCCAGCAGCTCAGGAGGGACCCTGGCAGGCCTGGGCCGGGTGGACCTGTGGTCACTGGGTCTGCACACTTGTCTGGCTTGTGTGGGAGGGGTACCTGCAATACATGAAGTTGGCTAAAATTCCAAACAGAGAACCCCTCGttattgcttctttaaaaaatgtccaCTTAGTAACTCATTTAAGTAGTCTATTTTCACCAACCCATGTACTGACTCATTTAGGaaagaaattttttccaaaacatttctCACCCTTAACTGGAattagcaaatattaacaaagatCAAAGATCATCTCAGGTGAAGATTTCTTTACAAACATATTTATGAAGTATTTGAAAGgtgagaaaagaaattcagaggtCATCTAACCTGTAATAATAAGCACCTACTGCCTAAAAATCTTCTCTgatatttatgttattatttttaataggtaCATAATTCCCAAGATGACTATCAAGATGGCAAGCGCCTATCTCTTTTTGGTGACATGGATTAGAGTGAAATGCATGTGATTTGACAATTCTAAGAGTCTGTTACTAATATTATACTAATTACTTGTCAATATTATACCAATTACTTGGGAAAGAAACCAGAAGGACAGAATTATGCtactttagaaaaaagaaaaggaaaaaagatactgAATTAGTATTTTAGCCAGAGAAAAAATTCACATCATTTCAGAACCAAAGCCTCCTACTTTGAAAGACAAATTTGTTAAGATTTCAATGTTCTCTTGTTAAAGGTACTTCCCAAAATACAGAGACATGTACATACTGCCAAGTAGGGTAATGAATTAAAACCATTAGGATGAGCACCCTTGAAAAAGTTTCAGGAAGTCAACTGGTCTATCCACCTGCTTTTATGTCAATGAATGCAGTATGGAGGAGCCAAGATCCTGGTAAGAGTCTAACTGAGGGCAGGCCTAGGACAGCTTGTCAAGTCTAACTCAGTAAATGATTTCAAAGAACATTAAAGTAATtagatagtggagttcccatcatggtgcggtggttaacgaacccgactaggaaccatgaggttgcaggtttgatccctggccttgcttagtgggttaaggatctggtgttgccatgagctatggtgttggtcacagacgtggctcggatcctgtgttgctgtggctgtggtgtaggctggtggccacagctccgactggacccctagcctgggaacctccatatgccatgggtgcggccctagaaaagacaaaaaaaaaagagagagagagcgactTCGCTCTTGTTTTTACCTTTCCAATATCCTGAGAATCCTCTCGTTTACTTAATACTTCAGGCCAATTACTACTTTTCTCTGAAAACTGCTAGGCTTTAAGCAACCCACAGCATTTATAACATTTAATATGGTAATTAATCAGCAGCTATCTGGTGCCATCTCTTATACTATTTAATTCAATTAATATATAAATCTTCAGTTTTGGAGTTCATGCCTAGGAACTTCTTTCACCATCGAGGCTATATAATATAATCACACAAGGGCCAGGACCCAGGCTTAAACATCTGGGTGCCTCAGCTTGGTGTCCTTTATACACAATGAGGGCTTAATAAATCTTTACTGATATTCTGAGTCactaaaacaacattttaaaaatcacgtttatgggagttcccgtggtggcgcagcagaaacaaatccaactaggaaccatgaggttgcaggtttgatacctggcctcgctcagtgggttaaggatctggcgttgccatgagctgtggtataggttgcagacgcagcttggatctggcgtggctgtggcataggccgatggctatagctccgattcgacccctagcctgggaacctccatatgctgtgggtacagccctaagaaaagcaaaataataataaaataaaaatcacgtTTATTTAGCTGCTACCGGTGCTAGACAGTGTTTGAAGCACTAGAGATTCCAAGTGAAGGAAGTCTTGGTCCCCGCCCTCAAGTTCTCATTCTAAACACAGACACAGGGAATTGCTAAGTTGATAATCACATGCACGTGCTTCTGGCTTATCATCAAAAACGTGTAAAGTTCACTGAATAATTGAGCTTGCAAGCCAAAAAGCATCTTAGGGTACTTTAATGTATATAAGAATTACCTCGGGGAACTTGCTAAAATGCATATTATGATGTGACCTGAGGAGGAGCCTAAGATCCTGTATTTCTAATAAGCTCCCTGGTAGCATAGATGCTGCTGGGCTATGGAACATATGGTAACTAGCAAGGGTGTACAGAACATCTGATCAATTCATTCATCTTAGAGCTGAGTAAACTGAGACATAGGAAAGCTAAACAACCTGCCCAAGGCCGCACAGGATAGAACAGTGAGCAGCTGTATTGGCTTAGATGTGCGAGGTTGATAtagtgataatttaaaaatatgtagcaAGCTGAATTTCTGcctaaacaacacaaaatctGTTTGAGAAAGAGAGCTGACTTGGTGAACGATACTGCTGATTATTACCTCGCCACAAGGAACGACATCTCCTACCATCAGGTCATCTTTCCCAGTTAAAGAGGTCACTTTGTTCCCCTGACTTACCTGAGGTCTCTGAAGGAAGTTCAGGAGGTTGAGTActgaatggtttcttttgctctaGTTTTTCTAACACAGAGTCCTCATCTGTTGGCAAGCTGTGCTTTTggcctgtggctgtgactggttctaaaggcaaaaggaaagacAACACAGGTTTTCAGAGAAGCACTGCTTCAGCTATTTCTCCACCTTCTCGAAACTAGAAATGGGAATAGTTTTTGAAGAATGAGAAATGCTCTTATGAGAGCAGGAGAACAATGAAAAGTGGGGTTTCAGGggcgggcagggggtgggggaggcggtgTTGGGAGGATGGTTGGTTTTCTTAAGGtggaaaaataacaaacatttttatGTGGTGGGAATCATCTAATGGAAAGGGGATTAAAATCATGAGAGGCAGGAAGACAGAACGGCTAGGGCAAAATACTTATGTAGGCAAGAGAAGACGAGATCTAATGCAAACCAAAGCTTCTGCCCTTTACTACTAGAAGCAGAGACAGTTAACTGACTACAACAGGAGGGAAAGTAGTCGATGGATAAGGATGCAAGTAATTCTGTAAACAAAGGAGTGGAAGTTTGTGcatgttctctttctcttcaatTATCTGTAAGAAAAACAGGAAGATGAGCAGAGAACAAGGATGGAGAAGGTACTGCAGGTTGGAGGAGGGTGACAGTGAGATAGAATTATCTAGGAGAGTAGGAATGTGTACGGACTTGCAAAATACAGTGTGACTGGAGTtctcgttatggctcagtggtaacaaactccactaggatccacaaggactcgggtttgatctctggcctcatgcagtgggttagggattcagcgttgctgtgaattgCAGTGTAGCttacagacacgacttggatctggcattgctgtggctaggcataggccggcagctatcgctctgattcaaccgctagcctgggaatttccatatgccatgggtatggccctaaaaagaccaaaaaaaaaaaaaaaagtgtgactgtCTTTATGTTGCCCGGTATGATGTCTGTCCTTCCTGGGGAGCACACCCTGGGGGACAGAAACAGCATAAGTAAGCATATGCCCATACCTGGTGACATCACGAGAGGAGGTGCAGCTAACTGTTCCTCATTGTGGAGAGACTCTAACTGGGAGTCCTCATTTGTTTCTTCCTGTGTCCACATAATTCCCATGTCCTTAACTGGAACCGGTGCCACCTCTGCTTCTGATGATGGTGCAAGGGTCTTGGCTGAAGCATCATTGTTGGCTGGGGCCATCTCAGTTTCTGGAGGCACAGCAACATCCTTAGTCACCTCTGTCTCTGGGAGCACAGCCATGTCTTTGCCCAGGGCCATCTCTGTTTCTGGAGGTAAAACCACATCCTTGCCCAGGGCTACCACTGTTTCTGGAGGCGGGGCAACATCCTTGCCCCGGGCCACCTCTATTCCTGGGGGTGAAGCCATGTCCTTGACTGGTGTGACTTCTGTTTCTGGAGGTGTGGCCATATTCCCAGTCAGGGCCACCTCTGCTTCTGAGGACAGGGCTACATCCTTGGCTGAGGACAGTTCTGTGGCTGATACAATGTCTGAAACCAGTTCCACCTCTATTTCTGAGAGTGATGCTATACACTGGGCTG
Coding sequences:
- the MAP4 gene encoding microtubule-associated protein 4 isoform X6 codes for the protein MADLSLADALTEPPPEIEEEIKRDFIATLEAEAFDDVVGETVGKTDYIPLLDVDEKAGNSESKKKPCSDTSQVEGTPSKPTVLANGDHGIEGSDTTVSPTEFLEEKMAYQEYQNSQNWPENTNFCFEPEQGVNPIQTDPFKMHRDDGLEDLLFLPSGTTNASAFTEPNDPLKNSYGLFPCDTFAPAAVVPQAWSVEAPNPPHSEPLISPIAVIQPLQPMAEPAEDVEMSSLEERAPTKALEMMMGLVAVDMAPSRESEMIPAKDVVSATETEVALAKDMEPPPKPDVALARDAESSIESDMVLGKDIALPTETEEAPVKDVVWPTETDVSLAENMVLPTETEAAPAKDILLFKETERTLPVKMDVAQGKVIVLPTDQEMASAQCIASLSEIEVELVSDIVSATELSSAKDVALSSEAEVALTGNMATPPETEVTPVKDMASPPGIEVARGKDVAPPPETVVALGKDVVLPPETEMALGKDMAVLPETEVTKDVAVPPETEMAPANNDASAKTLAPSSEAEVAPVPVKDMGIMWTQEETNEDSQLESLHNEEQLAAPPLVMSPEPVTATGQKHSLPTDEDSVLEKLEQKKPFSTQPPELPSETSGTPPTQARQVCRPSDHRSTRPRPARVPPELLGGSSPRKTLDPGLGPCPLSELGWVSGSSSCGEPGNQRKTIHGDVLEPQRDLVREAWDLESTTMMMKKKKKKPKQKRYPQPRAGGPSDDDNADESKSHLFATDPRKSGVLPSQPPTVGTEHGLVSRGNLKRGYEIDSRAAKLVAENFVSESLSIPSCPLEELPKTAVNSQPKLREDAEGKGNESALQSQDRKSLQQDECKSQPVPDLRSSVDKSQTVGSLNLKGPLTEVSAHKVEIPLEIIPKEGCSPLMDQEAVGGIAKPTAAAGLPILVPTLTASNPLESSLKERNDESKMTKLQKDRQKEFSEGVEEVKELKKESFPRQRHENSIIASEQLQDKVSVQVPGPGNEPFKRMVGDSKSRKGKGSSGKVRSSSGKVRARSELPFLPDSQKDSRAVHAPSEPAPKTETVTAGDKSEELGLDSSKPSGTVTNLTEAVAMGNPKEVTDTLQALIPLGNGSGMIQTSIAPTERGAVAVDMGVSNQSKEEKCPWGEAAPWIAEKPKKRGSESRNKKFKNNYSTQPARMERKEEIFNLPFVGSTPHQNKELELTFPINHDPLFSCASDTPTVGVADQKGRNAEANSLELGAVGRNKTNRGEDSAVTQPTTKVTDVSCQDQIQGAGFLPSVLCEENKIDTGKGHTAVADKPNKRSNDGKSKEVKNSFPEKHILENKIDATKIHVPMETIGDHRIEGIGYVDENRNITFTCPRTLLKSMNKSVPLEAQESAACEKLPTSTSQVVKESDSFPDILAESGQATAQTQISTLLVVDNCSKVGVPDEERPKAPSAVTPSTSTGVAPNLPAAVETANSHGGNRLQNKSELADPMKNGAGVDGGRVIGESESVPSGASKHSVEKTMEPARGHLLSGVLVGDQSLAGGVRGLETCTDRSSFPTCPVNKKEESEAASAPVPIPDLLGNKAQKPSFCEDQNAEDRDSKGPDSLAKEVYMVLLPPKSEKDKLEEISLASEMRGSAHVSLAQAELQSDVLDDKVEATPSKVIDELVVTASKASQLPEPKDKVLEAPEKMTEKPEPKALREGNKEDKNRTAEPMKGYMRPTKSRGLTPLLPKSAVQERERSKQFKSSGIAKPEEGQPAVSVTGNDITTPPNKELPPSPEKKTKPAPTTFGGSNKKPMSLASGSVPAAPPKRPAAVTARPSTLPSKDAKPKQPVGEAKIPEKRASPSKPASPSKPASAPAIRPGSKSTQTVPKATAPATLASAGPNSRSPSTALPKRPTASKTEGKPSDVKKLATKSAPADLSRPKTTSTTSVKKSTTAPGAASPAGVAPSRVKPTATAPRPSGTPSVDKKPVSAKPSSSAPRLGRLTTNASAPDLKNVRSKVGSTENIKHQPGGGRAKVEKKTEAAAPARKPEPNAVTKAAGPIGSAQKPPAGKVQIVSKKVSYSHIQSKCGSKDNIKHVPGGGNVQIQNKKVDISKVSSKCGSKANIKHKPGGGDVKIESQKLNFKEKAQAKVGSLDNVGHLPAGGAVKTEGGGSEAPPCPGPPAGEEPAIPEAAPEAGAPTSASGLSGHTTLAGGGDQREAQTLDSQIQETSKWLGLA
- the MAP4 gene encoding microtubule-associated protein 4 isoform X12; the encoded protein is MADLSLADALTEPPPEIEEEIKRDFIATLEAEAFDDVVGETVGKTDYIPLLDVDEKAGNSESKKKPCSDTSQVEGTPSKPTVLANGDHGIEGSDTTVSPTEFLEEKMAYQEYQNSQNWPENTNFCFEPEQGVNPIQTDPFKMHRDDGLEDLLFLPSGTTNASAFTEPNDPLKNSYGLFPCDTFAPAAVVPQAWSVEAPNPPHSEPLISPIAVIQPLQPMAEPAEDVEMSSLEERAPTKALEMMMGLVAVDMAPSRESEMIPAKDVVSATETEVALAKDMEPPPKPDVALARDAESSIESDMVLGKDIALPTETEEAPVKDVVWPTETDVSLAENMVLPTETEAAPAKDILLFKETERTLPVKMDVAQGKVIVLPTDQEMASAQCIASLSEIEVELVSDIVSATELSSAKDVALSSEAEVALTGNMATPPETEVTPVKDMASPPGIEVARGKDVAPPPETVVALGKDVVLPPETEMALGKDMAVLPETEVTKDVAVPPETEMAPANNDASAKTLAPSSEAEVAPVPVKDMGIMWTQEETNEDSQLESLHNEEQLAAPPLVMSPEPVTATGQKHSLPTDEDSVLEKLEQKKPFSTQPPELPSETSGTPPTQARQVCRPSDHRSTRPRPARVPPELLGGSSPRKTLDPGLGPCPLSELGWVSGSSSCGEPGNQRKTIHGDVLEPQRDLVREAWDLESTTMMMKKKKKKPKQKRYPQPRAGGPSDDDNADESKSHLFATDPRKSGVLPSQPPTVGTEHGLVSRGNLKRGYEIDSRAAKLVAENFVSESLSIPSCPLEELPKTAVNSQPKLREDAEGKGNESALQSQDRKSLQQDECKSQPVPDLRSSVDKSQTVGSLNLKGPLTEVSAHKVEIPLEIIPKEGCSPLMDQEAVGGIAKPTAAAGLPILVPTLTASNPLESSLKERNDESKMTKLQKDRQKEFSEGVEEVKELKKESFPRQRHENSIIASEQLQDKVSVQVPGPGNEPFKRMVGDSKSRKGKGSSGKVRSSSGKVRARSELPFLPDSQKDSRAVHAPSEPAPKTETVTAGDKSEELGLDSSKPSGTVTNLTEAVAMGNPKEVTDTLQALIPLGNGSGMIQTSIAPTERGAVAVDMGVSNQSKEEKCPWGEAAPWIAEKPKKRGSESRNKKFKNNYSTQPARMERKEEIFNLPFVGSTPHQNKELELTFPINHDPLFSCASDTPTVGVADQKGRNAEANSLELGAVGRNKTNRGEDSAVTQPTTKVTDVSCQDQIQGAGFLPSVLCEENKIDTGKGHTAVADKPNKRSNDGKSKEVKNSFPEKHILENKIDATKIHVPMETIGDHRIEGIGYVDENRNITFTCPRTLLKSMNKSVPLEAQESAACEKLPTSTSQVVKESDSFPDILAESGQATAQTQISTLLVVDNCSKVGVPDEERPKAPSAVTPSTSTGVAPNLPAAVETANSHGGNRLQNKSELADPMKNGAGVDGGRVIGESESVPSGASKHSVEKTMEPARGHLLSGVLVGDQSLAGGVRGLETCTDRSSFPTCPVNKKEESEAASAPVPIPDLLGNKAQKPSFCEDQNAEDRDSKGPDSLAKEVYMVLLPPKSEKDKLEEISLASEMRGSAHVSLAQAELQSDVLDDKVEATPSKVIDELVVTASKASQLPEPKDKVLEAPEKMTEKPEPKALREGNKEDKNRTAEPMKGYMRPTKSRGLTPLLPKSAVQERERSKQFKSSGIAKPEEGQPAVSVTGNDITTPPNKELPPSPEKKTKPLATTQPAKTSTAKAKTQPTSLPKQPAPTTFGGSNKKPMSLASGSVPAAPPKRPAAVTARPSTLPSKDAKPKPVGEAKIPEKRASPSKPASPSKPASAPAIRPGSKSTQTVPKATAPATLASAGPNSRSPSTALPKRPTASKTEGKPSDVKKLATKSAPADLSRPKTTSTTSVKKSTTAPGAASPAGVAPSRVKPTATAPRPSGTPSVDKKPVSAKPSSSAPRLGRLTTNASAPDLKNVRSKVGSTENIKHQPGGGRVQIQNKKVDISKVSSKCGSKANIKHKPGGGDVKIESQKLNFKEKAQAKVGSLDNVGHLPAGGAVKTEGGGSEAPPCPGPPAGEEPAIPEAAPEAGAPTSASGLSGHTTLAGGGDQREAQTLDSQIQETSKWLGLA
- the MAP4 gene encoding microtubule-associated protein 4 isoform X2, which produces MADLSLADALTEPPPEIEEEIKRDFIATLEAEAFDDVVGETVGKTDYIPLLDVDEKAGNSESKKKPCSDTSQVEGTPSKPTVLANGDHGIEGSDTTVSPTEFLEEKMAYQEYQNSQNWPENTNFCFEPEQGVNPIQTDPFKMHRDDGLEDLLFLPSGTTNASAFTEPNDPLKNSYGLFPCDTFAPAAVVPQAWSVEAPNPPHSEPLISPIAVIQPLQPMAEPAEDVEMSSLEERAPTKALEMMMGLVAVDMAPSRESEMIPAKDVVSATETEVALAKDMEPPPKPDVALARDAESSIESDMVLGKDIALPTETEEAPVKDVVWPTETDVSLAENMVLPTETEAAPAKDILLFKETERTLPVKMDVAQGKVIVLPTDQEMASAQCIASLSEIEVELVSDIVSATELSSAKDVALSSEAEVALTGNMATPPETEVTPVKDMASPPGIEVARGKDVAPPPETVVALGKDVVLPPETEMALGKDMAVLPETEVTKDVAVPPETEMAPANNDASAKTLAPSSEAEVAPVPVKDMGIMWTQEETNEDSQLESLHNEEQLAAPPLVMSPEPVTATGQKHSLPTDEDSVLEKLEQKKPFSTQPPELPSETSGTPPTQARQVCRPSDHRSTRPRPARVPPELLGGSSPRKTLDPGLGPCPLSELGWVSGSSSCGEPGNQRKTIHGDVLEPQRDLVREAWDLESTTMMMKKKKKKPKQKRYPQPRAGGPSDDDNADESKSHLFATDPRKSGVLPSQPPTVGTEHGLVSRGNLKRGYEIDSRAAKLVAENFVSESLSIPSCPLEELPKTAVNSQPKLREDAEGKGNESALQSQDRKSLQQDECKSQPVPDLRSSVDKSQTVGSLNLKGPLTEVSAHKVEIPLEIIPKEGCSPLMDQEAVGGIAKPTAAAGLPILVPTLTASNPLESSLKERNDESKMTKLQKDRQKEFSEGVEEVKELKKESFPRQRHENSIIASEQLQDKVSVQVPGPGNEPFKRMVGDSKSRKGKGSSGKVRSSSGKVRARSELPFLPDSQKDSRAVHAPSEPAPKTETVTAGDKSEELGLDSSKPSGTVTNLTEAVAMGNPKEVTDTLQALIPLGNGSGMIQTSIAPTERGAVAVDMGVSNQSKEEKCPWGEAAPWIAEKPKKRGSESRNKKFKNNYSTQPARMERKEEIFNLPFVGSTPHQNKELELTFPINHDPLFSCASDTPTVGVADQKGRNAEANSLELGAVGRNKTNRGEDSAVTQPTTKVTDVSCQDQIQGAGFLPSVLCEENKIDTGKGHTAVADKPNKRSNDGKSKEVKNSFPEKHILENKIDATKIHVPMETIGDHRIEGIGYVDENRNITFTCPRTLLKSMNKSVPLEAQESAACEKLPTSTSQVVKESDSFPDILAESGQATAQTQISTLLVVDNCSKVGVPDEERPKAPSAVTPSTSTGVAPNLPAAVETANSHGGNRLQNKSELADPMKNGAGVDGGRVIGESESVPSGASKHSVEKTMEPARGHLLSGVLVGDQSLAGGVRGLETCTDRSSFPTCPVNKKEESEAASAPVPIPDLLGNKAQKPSFCEDQNAEDRDSKGPDSLAKEVYMVLLPPKSEKDKLEEISLASEMRGSAHVSLAQAELQSDVLDDKVEATPSKVIDELVVTASKASQLPEPKDKVLEAPEKMTEKPEPKALREGNKEDKNRTAEPMKGYMRPTKSRGLTPLLPKSAVQERERSKQFKSSGIAKPEEGQPAVSVTGNDITTPPNKELPPSPEKKTKPLATTQPAKTSTAKAKTQPTSLPKQPAPTTFGGSNKKPMSLASGSVPAAPPKRPAAVTARPSTLPSKDAKPKPVGEAKIPEKRASPSKPASPSKPASAPAIRPGSKSTQTVPKATAPATLASAGPNSRSPSTALPKRPTASKTEGKPSDVKKLATKSAPADLSRPKTTSTTSVKKSTTAPGAASPAGVAPSRVKPTATAPRPSGTPSVDKKPVSAKPSSSAPRLGRLTTNASAPDLKNVRSKVGSTENIKHQPGGGRAKVEKKTEAAAPARKPEPNAVTKAAGPIGSAQKPPAGKVQIVSKKVSYSHIQSKCGSKDNIKHVPGGGNVQIQNKKVDISKVSSKCGSKANIKHKPGGGDVKIESQKLNFKEKAQAKVGSLDNVGHLPAGGAVKTEGGGSEAPPCPGPPAGEEPAIPEAAPEAGAPTSASGLSGHTTLAGGGDQREAQTLDSQIQETSKWLGLA